The proteins below are encoded in one region of Gemmatimonadota bacterium:
- a CDS encoding DUF445 family protein, whose protein sequence is MNGQAGHAALTVLFGALAGGLTNSLAIWMLFHPYESPTLFGQRLRRLQGAIPKNKARLAAAIGRTVGTRLLTPEDLAHTVAEPSFRTAFGDRLARFLAALLGEERGSLAEELPPPLVEELRGLLDEAAAALLGRVDAYLAGEEFRAAATRWAEALAAELSEQPLAALLTPEREAALAEAAERWIAEAVAAPAFEQAVRDYLDRAAARLLAPGRTFEQLLPHGLVAALERGVAGYLPLALERLGGMLDEPAARERLKHVLDGILDRLLRDLNFYQRVVAVLLIPADTVDRVLRAIEEEGADRLAELLRDEAVRDAMARKVNDAIVDFLRRPVAAVLGEPGEPPVADAKATVAGWALAIARDAQTRAFLVEKLQVTLHTIEDRTWADLFRHLPPGRVAEAAVLAARSERARALYREAAGRLAAAALERRIGRPADHLPANAVPRLQAALAEPLWQWLQEQVPSIAQRVDIAGRIEQKILDYPMEKVEELIRGLTERELRLIVRLGYVLGGLIGAGLVTLSALLS, encoded by the coding sequence GTGAACGGCCAGGCGGGGCACGCGGCTCTGACGGTGCTCTTCGGGGCCCTGGCCGGCGGGCTGACCAATTCGCTGGCCATCTGGATGCTGTTCCACCCCTATGAGTCCCCCACCCTGTTTGGCCAGCGGCTGCGCCGCCTGCAGGGCGCGATCCCCAAGAACAAGGCCCGGCTGGCAGCCGCCATTGGCCGTACAGTCGGCACGCGACTGCTCACGCCGGAGGACCTGGCCCACACCGTTGCGGAGCCGTCGTTCCGTACCGCCTTCGGCGACCGGCTGGCGCGCTTCCTCGCCGCGCTCCTGGGCGAGGAGCGCGGATCGCTGGCTGAGGAGCTGCCCCCGCCGCTGGTGGAAGAGCTGCGCGGGCTGCTGGACGAGGCAGCAGCCGCGCTGCTAGGCCGCGTGGACGCCTACCTCGCGGGCGAGGAGTTCCGGGCCGCGGCCACCCGCTGGGCCGAAGCCCTCGCCGCCGAGCTGAGCGAGCAGCCGCTGGCCGCACTACTGACGCCCGAGCGGGAGGCCGCGCTCGCCGAGGCGGCGGAGCGCTGGATCGCTGAAGCGGTTGCCGCGCCCGCATTCGAACAGGCGGTGCGCGACTACCTCGACCGCGCGGCCGCCCGGCTTCTCGCGCCCGGGCGGACATTCGAGCAGCTCCTGCCGCACGGGCTGGTCGCTGCCCTCGAGCGCGGCGTTGCCGGCTACCTGCCGCTGGCGCTCGAGCGGCTGGGCGGGATGCTCGACGAGCCGGCGGCCCGCGAGCGGCTGAAGCACGTGCTCGATGGCATCCTCGACCGCCTGCTGCGCGACCTGAACTTCTACCAGCGCGTGGTAGCCGTGCTGCTCATCCCGGCCGACACCGTGGACCGGGTGCTGCGCGCCATTGAGGAGGAGGGCGCCGACCGGCTGGCGGAGCTGCTGCGGGATGAAGCCGTTCGCGATGCCATGGCCCGCAAAGTCAATGACGCGATTGTCGATTTCCTGCGCCGCCCGGTGGCCGCCGTGCTGGGCGAGCCGGGCGAGCCGCCGGTCGCCGATGCCAAGGCGACCGTGGCCGGATGGGCGCTCGCCATTGCCCGGGACGCGCAGACCCGCGCCTTCCTGGTCGAGAAGCTGCAGGTGACGCTGCATACCATCGAGGACCGCACCTGGGCCGACCTGTTTCGCCATCTGCCACCCGGCCGCGTGGCCGAGGCCGCCGTCCTCGCGGCCCGCAGTGAACGCGCCCGCGCCCTCTACCGCGAGGCCGCCGGGCGCCTGGCCGCCGCGGCGCTCGAACGGCGCATTGGCCGGCCGGCCGACCATCTGCCCGCCAATGCCGTGCCCCGGCTGCAGGCGGCACTCGCCGAGCCGCTCTGGCAATGGCTGCAGGAGCAAGTTCCCTCCATTGCCCAGCGCGTAGACATTGCCGGCCGCATCGAGCAGAAGATCCTCGATTACCCCATGGAAAAGGTGGAGGAGCTGATTCGTGGACTGACCGAGCGGGAGCTGCGCCTGATTGTACGGCTGGGCTACGTGCTGGGAGGCCTGATCGGGGCGGGGCTCGTGACCCTCAGTGCGCTGCTCTCCTGA
- a CDS encoding acyl-CoA thioesterase has protein sequence MTRRAPSLMLMADAPGAGAAPPFRFQRAVEVRFRDLDALGHVHHTLPLVYFEEARAAYWREVVGREGLAGIDYVLAGARVRYHERIPFPARLRVGLRTTRVGRRSFTMEYEVRSAGGGELLASGETVQVMYDYAAGRSQAIPAEVRQRIERFERG, from the coding sequence GTGACGCGACGGGCGCCGTCGCTGATGCTCATGGCTGACGCGCCGGGGGCGGGGGCGGCGCCGCCGTTCCGATTCCAACGCGCCGTGGAGGTGCGCTTCCGCGACCTGGACGCGTTGGGACACGTGCATCACACGCTGCCGCTCGTCTACTTCGAGGAGGCGCGGGCAGCTTACTGGCGGGAAGTTGTCGGGCGTGAGGGGCTGGCCGGGATCGACTACGTGCTGGCCGGGGCGCGGGTCCGCTACCACGAGCGCATCCCGTTTCCCGCTCGCCTGAGGGTAGGTCTGCGCACCACTCGAGTGGGCCGCCGCAGCTTCACCATGGAGTACGAAGTGCGCTCCGCTGGCGGCGGCGAGCTGCTGGCGAGTGGCGAGACGGTCCAGGTCATGTACGACTACGCGGCGGGTCGGTCGCAGGCGATTCCGGCCGAGGTGCGGCAGCGCATCGAGCGGTTCGAGCGCGGCTGA
- a CDS encoding ABC transporter ATP-binding protein, producing MIRLEGLSKRYGRFTAVHPLDLEVRPGELFGFLGPNGAGKTTTIRMLVGVLRPTAGRAFIAGHDVHRQPLEAKRHLGFIPDRPFLYDKLTGVEFLRFVSGLWSRDGVEAERRAEELLTLFELFPWKDTLIESYSHGMRQKLLISSALVHGPELLVIDEPMVGLDPKAARLIKDLLRAFVSHGGTIFLSTHTLELAEALCDRIAILHEGRIRALGTMPELRREAEAGTAGLEEVFLRLTGSEQVAELVASLRAVPGRE from the coding sequence ATGATCCGTCTGGAAGGGCTCAGCAAGCGGTACGGCCGGTTCACGGCTGTGCACCCCCTGGACCTGGAGGTGCGGCCGGGCGAGCTGTTCGGCTTCCTCGGCCCGAACGGCGCGGGCAAGACCACCACGATCCGCATGCTGGTCGGCGTGCTCCGGCCCACGGCCGGCCGCGCCTTCATCGCGGGACATGACGTGCACCGCCAGCCGCTGGAAGCGAAGCGGCACCTGGGCTTCATACCCGACCGGCCGTTCCTCTACGACAAGCTGACGGGCGTCGAGTTCCTGCGCTTCGTCAGTGGGTTGTGGAGCCGCGATGGGGTGGAGGCGGAGCGGCGTGCCGAGGAGCTGTTGACGCTGTTCGAGCTGTTCCCCTGGAAGGACACACTGATCGAGAGCTACAGCCACGGCATGCGCCAGAAGCTGCTCATCAGCTCCGCGCTGGTACACGGACCGGAGCTGCTGGTGATCGACGAGCCGATGGTCGGCCTGGATCCGAAGGCTGCCCGGCTGATCAAGGACCTGCTGCGCGCTTTTGTGAGCCACGGCGGCACGATCTTCCTCTCGACGCACACGCTCGAGCTGGCCGAAGCGTTGTGCGATCGCATCGCGATCCTGCACGAGGGCCGCATTCGTGCCCTGGGCACCATGCCGGAGCTGAGGCGCGAGGCGGAGGCGGGGACGGCGGGCCTCGAGGAGGTCTTTCTCAGGCTCACGGGCAGCGAGCAGGTGGCCGAGCTGGTGGCCTCCCTGCGCGCTGTGCCCGGCCGGGAGTAG
- a CDS encoding transglutaminase domain-containing protein gives MPLLSRRRLLAYGVLAVWASVVAVHVRREYLKPLAVRLAGGARTLEPGVLFYTVRMQDRAIGVATSRLDTVATGFIFQDLLTLDVPALGAVHRALVRTRVDLGRALELRSFRFDLDSEIGRFRVRGEMQGDSMLDLELDTGGSRQRSRVPWSEIATLPTALPLRLAAGGRLAVGEEYQVRVFDPSTLAPRDVSIRVTGLQRMVVPTDSVIRDEARGRWVAATYDTVPAWRVEESFGGITMASWIDDDGRLLKAESPLGFTIERAASEIARQAWRESAADVRLAAGYGAIIEATAISSNVDIADVEAADRLAVRLLEVDLEGFDLAGGRQALRGDTLVITREEVADARAGYRLPYRGGGDAAAELEATPLIQAADPRIQAAARRIAGGETDAAAVAQRLNDWVYRTLDKDVTLSIPSALQVLEAQEGDCNEHTVLYVALARALGLPARTAVGLVLVQGRFYYHAWPEVWLGRWVAVDPTLGQFPADAAHLRFLVGGLARQIELVRLIGRLRLEVL, from the coding sequence ATGCCTCTCCTGTCCCGGCGCCGGCTCCTCGCCTATGGCGTTCTCGCGGTGTGGGCGAGCGTGGTCGCAGTGCACGTCCGCCGCGAGTACCTGAAGCCGCTGGCCGTGCGGCTTGCTGGGGGGGCGCGGACGCTCGAGCCCGGCGTCCTCTTCTACACGGTCCGCATGCAGGACCGCGCCATAGGCGTGGCCACCTCCCGGCTGGACACGGTGGCCACGGGCTTCATTTTCCAGGATCTGCTGACGCTGGACGTGCCGGCACTGGGCGCCGTACACCGGGCCCTGGTGCGGACCCGGGTGGACCTGGGCCGCGCCCTCGAACTGCGCTCGTTCCGCTTCGACCTGGACTCGGAGATCGGCCGGTTCCGAGTGCGCGGGGAGATGCAGGGCGACAGCATGCTGGACCTCGAGCTGGACACGGGCGGCAGCCGCCAGCGCAGCCGAGTGCCGTGGAGCGAGATCGCCACGCTGCCCACCGCGCTGCCCTTGCGCCTGGCGGCCGGGGGGCGGCTGGCAGTGGGTGAGGAATATCAGGTCCGGGTGTTCGACCCGTCCACGCTGGCGCCGCGCGACGTCTCGATCCGGGTGACAGGCCTCCAGCGCATGGTCGTGCCTACGGACAGTGTGATCCGGGATGAGGCACGCGGCCGTTGGGTCGCGGCCACCTACGACACGGTTCCGGCGTGGCGCGTCGAAGAGAGCTTCGGCGGCATCACCATGGCGAGCTGGATCGATGATGACGGCCGCCTGCTCAAGGCGGAGAGCCCGCTGGGCTTCACGATCGAGCGGGCGGCGTCGGAGATCGCGCGCCAGGCGTGGCGCGAGTCTGCCGCGGACGTGCGGCTCGCGGCGGGGTACGGCGCCATCATCGAGGCCACGGCCATTTCCAGCAATGTGGACATCGCCGATGTCGAGGCGGCGGACCGCCTGGCCGTTCGCCTGCTCGAGGTCGACCTCGAGGGGTTCGACCTCGCCGGCGGGCGACAGGCGTTGCGGGGCGACACGCTCGTCATCACGCGCGAGGAAGTGGCGGACGCACGAGCAGGCTACCGATTGCCGTACCGCGGCGGCGGCGATGCGGCCGCCGAGCTGGAGGCCACGCCCCTCATCCAGGCGGCGGACCCCCGGATCCAGGCAGCGGCGCGGCGCATTGCGGGCGGCGAGACGGATGCGGCAGCCGTCGCGCAGCGGCTCAACGACTGGGTGTACCGCACGCTGGACAAGGACGTTACGCTCAGCATTCCCAGTGCGCTCCAGGTGCTCGAGGCACAGGAAGGCGATTGCAACGAGCACACCGTGCTGTACGTGGCGCTGGCGCGCGCGCTGGGGCTGCCTGCGCGGACCGCGGTGGGCCTGGTCCTGGTGCAGGGCCGCTTCTACTATCACGCCTGGCCCGAGGTCTGGCTGGGCCGCTGGGTGGCCGTGGACCCGACATTGGGGCAGTTCCCGGCCGACGCGGCGCATCTCCGCTTCCTGGTGGGCGGGCTGGCGCGCCAGATCGAGCTGGTCCGCCTGATCGGGCGCTTGCGTCTCGAGGTGCTATGA
- a CDS encoding macro domain-containing protein, translating into MIDVRIGELTAMATRAVVRPVGADWSATTPAMRRLELAAGEELKAQCQRLGELPVGSAAITPAGELRAEFMVHVVVRSREQPVTPAVVRLGLLNGLRRLTEWAIDEVALPPLGTGAGNLDAEESAAAMMPVMIEYLRAAAHPSHVTVMVETEYERDVFERELRRALQPGVATPRSAN; encoded by the coding sequence GTGATCGACGTCCGCATTGGCGAGCTGACCGCCATGGCCACGAGGGCGGTGGTGCGGCCGGTCGGCGCGGACTGGTCGGCCACGACGCCGGCCATGCGCCGCCTGGAATTGGCGGCCGGGGAGGAGCTGAAGGCGCAGTGCCAGCGGCTGGGTGAGCTGCCCGTGGGATCGGCGGCCATCACTCCGGCGGGCGAGCTGCGCGCCGAGTTCATGGTCCACGTGGTCGTGCGCTCCCGCGAGCAGCCCGTGACCCCGGCAGTGGTGCGGCTGGGCCTGCTGAACGGGCTGCGTCGCTTGACCGAGTGGGCCATTGACGAGGTGGCGCTCCCGCCGCTGGGCACCGGCGCCGGCAACCTGGATGCGGAGGAATCGGCCGCCGCGATGATGCCGGTCATGATCGAATACCTGCGGGCGGCAGCGCACCCGTCCCACGTGACCGTCATGGTCGAGACGGAATACGAGCGCGATGTCTTTGAAAGGGAGCTGCGGCGCGCGCTGCAGCCCGGCGTGGCGACCCCCCGTTCCGCCAACTGA
- a CDS encoding tetratricopeptide repeat protein — MTEQMRGGGTEGAPPGSEAEAGAEGAAGQQSGPAGGATEYAAAAPEGDGQVVVTGRQEQGEDHAATAAAPPAAAAPALDPRLERARQLERSRDFPRAIQLYRELVLENPSNVAARNNLGVLYDRVGEHAFALEQYEAALAVEAERVDVLLNYGATLGSVGRFEEAETTLRRAQRLAPERADVHTNLGTLHFKRGLYAQAEQELRRAIELDPDQPVAYFYRGEALNQLGRVDEALEMLERTVQLQPGNAKAYYTMGILYDRKHLPQQAAAMYRKARELT, encoded by the coding sequence GTGACTGAGCAGATGAGGGGCGGGGGGACGGAAGGCGCCCCGCCGGGATCCGAGGCGGAGGCAGGCGCAGAAGGAGCCGCAGGGCAGCAGAGCGGGCCGGCCGGTGGGGCCACGGAGTACGCTGCTGCGGCGCCTGAGGGCGACGGCCAGGTTGTGGTGACGGGGCGCCAGGAGCAGGGCGAAGACCATGCTGCGACGGCGGCCGCGCCGCCGGCCGCAGCGGCGCCGGCGTTGGACCCCCGGCTCGAGCGCGCGCGGCAACTGGAACGCAGCCGGGACTTTCCGCGGGCGATCCAGCTCTACCGGGAGCTGGTGCTGGAGAACCCCTCCAATGTGGCCGCCCGCAATAACCTGGGCGTGCTGTATGACCGGGTGGGCGAGCACGCGTTTGCGCTCGAGCAATACGAGGCGGCACTGGCCGTGGAGGCGGAGCGCGTCGACGTGCTGCTCAACTACGGTGCTACCTTGGGGTCTGTGGGCCGCTTCGAGGAGGCGGAGACCACGTTGCGGCGGGCGCAGCGGCTGGCACCGGAGCGGGCGGATGTACACACCAACCTGGGGACGCTGCACTTTAAGCGGGGGCTGTACGCCCAGGCAGAGCAGGAGCTGCGCCGGGCGATCGAGCTGGATCCGGACCAGCCGGTGGCATACTTCTACCGTGGTGAGGCATTGAACCAGCTAGGCCGGGTGGATGAAGCTCTCGAGATGCTGGAGCGGACCGTACAGCTCCAGCCGGGCAACGCGAAGGCGTACTACACCATGGGGATCCTCTACGACCGCAAGCACTTGCCGCAGCAGGCGGCGGCAATGTACCGCAAGGCGCGGGAATTGACGTGA
- a CDS encoding divalent-cation tolerance protein CutA, which translates to MPAAGGARVALMTAPSAEVAERIVRTLVAEGLVACGSILPGLTSIYRWRGDVHCEAEVLVILKTTAAAVPRLLARAPELHPYDVPELLVLEVEAGHEPYLAWVGESVGQEKGG; encoded by the coding sequence ATGCCGGCGGCGGGGGGAGCGCGGGTCGCGCTCATGACGGCGCCCAGCGCCGAGGTTGCGGAGCGGATCGTGCGCACACTGGTGGCTGAGGGCCTCGTCGCCTGCGGCAGCATCCTTCCCGGGCTCACCTCCATCTACCGCTGGCGTGGGGACGTGCACTGCGAGGCCGAGGTGCTCGTGATCCTGAAAACGACGGCTGCGGCCGTGCCGCGCCTGCTGGCGCGAGCGCCAGAGCTTCACCCGTACGATGTGCCCGAGCTGCTGGTGCTGGAGGTGGAGGCGGGGCACGAGCCCTACCTGGCGTGGGTCGGCGAGAGCGTGGGTCAGGAGAAGGGGGGGTGA
- a CDS encoding long-chain fatty acid--CoA ligase: MMTGAGTRKYVANPAGLSRGTLVQLLFEAADRHDKTDALRYRTPDGWRSISHQAFLDEIRLLTLALQSLGLEPGDRLALLSENRPEWALADYATLCMGALDVPIYATLPPNQIAYILKDSGSRAIFVSTAEQLEKVRQSWPELPALERTIVFDTVEVQGPRELTLEQVLERGRAELAAGRGSDFRERALAARPDDLATIIYTSGTTGPPKGVMLTHNNIYSNTQAVRQVLPVGAEDVALSFLPLCHIFERMVDYFLFWGGCTLAYLPSFDLIPQALIEVRPTIVASTPRIYEKLYARMMSETGVKRRLVRFARAAALDWADVRLAGRAPGLRTRLRRALADKLVFRKLRARIGGRLRYFLSGGAPLSPEIARFFYGARIAILEGYGLTETSPVTNTNTPSAFRIGTVGKPVPGTEEMIAEDGEILVRGPQVMKGYYNQPDATRAAIEEDGWFHTGDIGEIDEDGFLRITDRKKDLIVTAGGKNIAPQPIENRVKTNPLVAEAVMLGDRRPYSVLLVVPNFASLAQWAAAHGVTSAEKSELLGDARVRQKMEQEVFGMLDGLARYEMPKKIALLEHEFSIERGELTPTLKVRRRVIEEHFRDLIESLYAEQVTAD, translated from the coding sequence ATGATGACGGGGGCGGGAACGCGAAAGTATGTAGCCAATCCGGCCGGTCTGAGCCGCGGCACGCTGGTCCAGCTCCTGTTCGAGGCCGCGGACCGCCACGACAAGACGGACGCCCTGCGCTATCGGACGCCGGACGGCTGGCGCTCGATCTCCCACCAGGCGTTCCTCGACGAGATCCGGCTGCTGACGCTTGCGCTCCAGTCGCTGGGGCTCGAACCAGGTGACCGGCTAGCGTTGCTTTCGGAAAACCGGCCCGAGTGGGCGTTGGCCGACTACGCGACGCTGTGCATGGGCGCGCTGGATGTCCCGATCTACGCCACGCTCCCGCCCAACCAGATCGCATACATCCTCAAGGATTCGGGGTCGCGCGCGATTTTTGTCTCGACCGCCGAGCAGCTCGAGAAGGTGCGCCAGTCGTGGCCGGAGCTGCCGGCACTCGAGAGGACGATCGTGTTTGACACGGTCGAAGTCCAGGGCCCGCGCGAGCTGACGCTCGAGCAGGTGCTCGAGCGGGGGCGGGCGGAGCTGGCGGCGGGCCGGGGCAGCGACTTCCGGGAGCGGGCGCTGGCGGCGCGGCCAGACGATCTGGCGACGATCATCTACACGTCCGGCACGACCGGTCCGCCGAAGGGCGTGATGCTCACGCACAACAACATCTACTCGAACACGCAGGCGGTGCGGCAGGTGCTGCCCGTGGGCGCAGAGGACGTCGCGCTCAGCTTCCTGCCGCTATGCCACATCTTCGAGAGGATGGTCGACTATTTCCTCTTCTGGGGCGGCTGCACGCTCGCCTACCTGCCATCCTTCGACCTGATCCCGCAGGCGCTGATCGAGGTGCGGCCTACGATTGTGGCCTCGACGCCACGGATCTACGAGAAGCTCTACGCGCGCATGATGTCGGAAACGGGGGTGAAGCGGCGCCTGGTCCGGTTTGCGCGGGCCGCGGCGCTCGACTGGGCCGACGTGCGCCTCGCCGGCCGAGCGCCCGGGCTCCGAACCCGGCTGCGGCGCGCGCTGGCCGACAAGCTGGTGTTCCGTAAGCTGCGCGCGCGGATCGGCGGGCGGCTCCGCTACTTCCTCTCGGGGGGTGCGCCGCTGAGCCCGGAGATTGCCAGGTTCTTCTACGGCGCGCGCATCGCGATCCTCGAGGGGTACGGGCTGACGGAGACGTCCCCCGTGACCAACACCAACACGCCGTCCGCCTTCCGCATTGGGACGGTGGGCAAGCCGGTGCCCGGGACGGAGGAAATGATCGCGGAGGACGGCGAAATCCTGGTACGCGGCCCACAGGTGATGAAGGGGTATTACAATCAGCCGGATGCGACGCGGGCAGCCATCGAGGAAGACGGCTGGTTCCATACGGGCGACATCGGCGAGATTGACGAGGACGGCTTCCTGCGCATCACGGACCGGAAGAAGGATCTGATCGTGACGGCGGGCGGGAAGAACATCGCGCCGCAGCCGATCGAGAACCGGGTGAAGACCAACCCGTTGGTTGCCGAGGCCGTAATGCTGGGGGACCGCCGACCCTATTCCGTGCTCCTGGTGGTCCCCAACTTCGCCAGCCTGGCGCAGTGGGCGGCGGCGCATGGCGTGACCTCGGCCGAGAAGTCGGAGCTCCTCGGCGACGCGCGCGTGCGGCAGAAGATGGAGCAGGAGGTGTTCGGCATGCTGGACGGGCTGGCGCGCTACGAGATGCCCAAGAAGATCGCGCTGCTCGAGCACGAGTTCAGCATCGAGCGAGGCGAGCTGACCCCGACCTTGAAGGTCCGGCGCCGCGTCATCGAGGAGCACTTCCGGGACCTGATCGAGTCGCTCTACGCGGAGCAGGTGACGGCGGACTAG
- a CDS encoding OsmC family protein, giving the protein MKAEVTVALRWTGEGLQFEGGAPAGPAARVDGRGMAGSSPMQTLLLALAGCTGSDVVEILGKMRVPLTGLEVRVEGERAAEPPRRYTRLRLVYQTRGVAANDEAKVRRAIALSHEKYCSVLHSLRPELDWSSELVLA; this is encoded by the coding sequence GTGAAGGCGGAGGTTACGGTCGCCCTGCGCTGGACCGGCGAAGGCTTGCAGTTTGAGGGCGGAGCGCCGGCGGGTCCGGCTGCGCGCGTCGACGGCCGGGGGATGGCGGGGAGCTCGCCCATGCAGACGCTGCTGCTGGCCCTGGCCGGCTGCACAGGTTCGGACGTGGTCGAGATTCTGGGCAAGATGCGCGTGCCGCTGACCGGGCTCGAAGTGCGGGTCGAGGGGGAACGGGCAGCGGAGCCGCCGCGCCGGTATACGCGGCTGCGGCTGGTGTACCAGACGCGCGGCGTCGCGGCGAACGATGAAGCCAAGGTGAGGCGCGCGATCGCGCTCTCGCACGAGAAGTACTGCAGCGTGCTGCACAGCTTGAGGCCCGAGCTGGACTGGAGCAGCGAGCTGGTGCTGGCGTGA
- a CDS encoding tetratricopeptide repeat protein — MTWFKKLFKAEEDGARTDYYREGVELLQVGKYHEALTSFRLALRERPGDPATLQQVGITYTRIGMTDEAIKTYRAVLKDAPDTAGAHYGLAFLLLREGREEEAIEHLRIFLAAGLHGPDVERHVQHAQETLAELTGEQVQGGA, encoded by the coding sequence ATGACCTGGTTCAAGAAGCTGTTCAAGGCAGAAGAAGACGGGGCGCGAACCGATTATTACCGGGAGGGTGTCGAGCTCCTGCAGGTGGGCAAATATCACGAGGCCCTCACCTCCTTCCGCCTGGCGCTGCGGGAGAGGCCGGGTGACCCGGCCACGCTTCAGCAGGTCGGCATTACCTATACCCGCATTGGCATGACGGACGAGGCCATCAAGACATACCGGGCGGTGCTGAAGGATGCTCCGGACACTGCGGGCGCGCATTATGGTCTGGCATTCCTGCTGCTGCGGGAGGGTAGGGAGGAGGAGGCCATCGAGCACCTGCGGATCTTCCTGGCTGCGGGGCTGCACGGTCCGGACGTGGAGCGGCACGTGCAGCACGCCCAGGAGACGCTGGCGGAGCTCACCGGAGAGCAGGTCCAGGGCGGCGCGTGA
- the queD gene encoding 6-carboxytetrahydropterin synthase QueD translates to MYLVSAQAHYDSAHYLRKYKGKCERLHGHRYVVEAVLGAEQLDAQGLAFDFVEVKRHLRELADRFDHGNLNDLPPFTDVEPSAENQARYFYDELKRRLPEGMRDAVVYVRVWETPTQWAQYSERPLFS, encoded by the coding sequence ATGTACCTGGTGAGCGCGCAGGCCCATTACGACAGCGCCCATTATCTTCGGAAGTACAAGGGTAAGTGCGAGCGGCTGCACGGGCACCGCTACGTGGTCGAGGCGGTGCTCGGGGCGGAGCAGCTTGACGCCCAGGGCCTGGCCTTCGACTTCGTGGAGGTGAAGCGGCATCTGCGGGAGCTGGCCGACCGCTTCGACCACGGCAACCTGAACGATCTCCCCCCTTTCACGGACGTGGAGCCGTCCGCCGAGAACCAGGCCCGCTACTTCTACGACGAGCTGAAGCGGCGGCTGCCCGAGGGCATGCGGGACGCGGTGGTCTACGTTCGCGTGTGGGAGACGCCGACCCAGTGGGCGCAGTACTCCGAGCGGCCGCTCTTCTCCTGA
- a CDS encoding SDR family oxidoreductase: MLAEALAGRTALVAGASRGIGRAVAQRLRAAGAELVMVARGEAALRAAAQELGACAVVADVADAAAVARLSGAVREMLGVAAPDIVVNAAGSFHLAPLAETEPADFDAQLAANLRAPFLVIRAFLPAMLARRSGHLLTLGSVAGRRAFLHNGAYSAAKFGVRGLHAVLDEELRGTGVRATLIEPAATDTGLWDHIDYARHPGLPPRQAMLSAEAVAAAVLYAVMQPPEVDVRSIVLERT; the protein is encoded by the coding sequence TTGTTAGCTGAGGCACTGGCCGGACGGACGGCGCTGGTGGCGGGCGCCTCGCGCGGCATCGGGCGGGCCGTAGCGCAGCGGCTGCGCGCCGCGGGGGCGGAGCTGGTGATGGTGGCGCGCGGAGAAGCGGCACTCAGAGCGGCGGCGCAGGAGCTTGGCGCGTGCGCGGTGGTGGCGGATGTAGCCGATGCCGCGGCGGTGGCCCGCCTGTCCGGCGCGGTACGCGAGATGCTGGGCGTAGCGGCGCCGGACATTGTGGTGAATGCGGCGGGCTCGTTCCACCTGGCGCCGCTGGCCGAGACGGAGCCAGCGGACTTCGATGCTCAGCTGGCGGCCAACCTGCGGGCGCCGTTCCTCGTCATCCGCGCGTTCCTCCCCGCCATGCTGGCGCGGCGTTCCGGGCACCTGTTGACCCTGGGCTCGGTGGCCGGCCGGCGCGCTTTTCTCCACAACGGCGCGTACTCTGCCGCGAAGTTCGGCGTGCGCGGGCTGCACGCCGTGCTGGACGAGGAGTTGCGGGGCACGGGGGTGCGTGCCACGCTCATCGAGCCGGCGGCAACGGACACGGGGCTCTGGGACCATATAGATTATGCGCGGCACCCGGGGCTCCCGCCGCGCCAGGCGATGCTTTCGGCGGAGGCGGTGGCGGCAGCGGTGTTGTACGCGGTGATGCAGCCGCCGGAGGTGGACGTACGGTCGATCGTCCTGGAGCGGACGTGA
- the folE gene encoding GTP cyclohydrolase I FolE produces the protein MRAERVERARSAGGDDVAFQELVRELLRRLGEEVGRPGLLKTPERVEKSLKWLTRGYRLSVEKVIGDAVFDEDHHNMVIVKDIEMYSLCEHHLLPFFGKVHVAYIPAGRILGLSKVPRLVEVFARRLQVQERLTDQIAEALWQVLRPQGVGVICEAYHLCMMMRGVEKQNSKTITSAMRGVFLEDLRTREEFLRLCMVSTIVS, from the coding sequence ATGAGGGCAGAGCGGGTGGAGCGGGCGCGCAGTGCTGGGGGTGACGACGTCGCCTTCCAGGAGCTGGTGCGCGAGCTGCTGCGGCGGCTGGGTGAGGAGGTGGGGCGGCCGGGGCTGCTGAAGACGCCGGAGCGGGTGGAGAAGAGCCTGAAGTGGCTGACGCGCGGCTACCGGCTGTCGGTCGAGAAGGTGATCGGCGATGCGGTCTTCGACGAGGACCATCACAACATGGTCATTGTGAAGGACATCGAGATGTACTCGCTCTGCGAGCATCACCTGCTTCCCTTTTTCGGCAAGGTGCACGTCGCCTACATCCCCGCCGGTAGGATCCTGGGGCTTTCCAAGGTGCCGCGGCTGGTCGAGGTGTTCGCGCGCCGACTGCAGGTGCAGGAGCGGCTGACGGACCAGATTGCGGAAGCGCTGTGGCAGGTGCTGCGGCCGCAGGGCGTGGGTGTCATCTGCGAGGCGTACCACCTGTGCATGATGATGCGGGGAGTCGAGAAGCAGAACTCGAAGACGATCACGAGTGCCATGCGGGGCGTGTTCCTCGAGGACCTGAGGACGCGCGAGGAATTCTTGCGGCTGTGTATGGTGAGCACCATTGTTAGCTGA